In Candidatus Epulonipiscium viviparus, one DNA window encodes the following:
- a CDS encoding aspartate-semialdehyde dehydrogenase, with protein MKRYNIAVVGATGMVGRTFLKVLEERKLPINNFYVFASARSAGSTLKFDGKEYTVLELNENSFKDHKIDIALFSAGGGTSLKYSPIAAESGAIVIDNSSAWRMDPAVPLVVPEVNPEDILKHRGIIANPNCSTIQAVVALKPLHEAYQIKRIVYTTFQAVSGAGMGGYTDLEAGLRGEAPKKFPHPIAGNCIPHIDYFMDNGYTKEEIKMIEETRKILHDQSLKITATTVRVPVFNSHSESINVEFYNTFELKNLIDTLKNGEGVVIEDDVAKEIYPLALNAADKDEVFVGRIRRDESVDSGVNLWVVADNIRKGAATNAVQIAEWIIANDVIK; from the coding sequence ATGAAAAGATATAATATTGCAGTAGTAGGAGCAACAGGAATGGTGGGGAGAACATTCCTAAAAGTACTAGAAGAAAGAAAATTGCCTATAAATAATTTTTACGTTTTTGCATCTGCTCGCTCGGCAGGGAGCACACTAAAATTTGATGGCAAAGAGTATACTGTTTTAGAACTAAACGAAAATAGTTTTAAGGATCATAAAATTGATATCGCGTTGTTTTCGGCAGGTGGAGGAACTAGCCTAAAATATTCACCTATAGCGGCAGAGAGTGGAGCAATTGTAATAGATAACAGCTCTGCATGGAGAATGGATCCAGCCGTACCGTTAGTGGTACCAGAAGTCAATCCAGAAGATATTTTAAAACATAGAGGAATTATAGCAAATCCTAATTGCTCAACAATTCAAGCTGTTGTGGCCCTAAAACCGCTTCATGAAGCATACCAAATTAAGAGAATAGTTTATACCACATTTCAGGCAGTATCAGGAGCTGGAATGGGAGGATATACAGATTTAGAAGCGGGGTTAAGAGGAGAAGCACCAAAGAAATTTCCGCACCCTATTGCAGGAAATTGTATTCCACATATAGATTACTTTATGGACAACGGCTACACTAAAGAAGAAATTAAAATGATAGAAGAAACTAGAAAAATTCTACACGACCAATCGCTAAAAATTACAGCAACAACAGTTAGGGTGCCAGTATTTAATTCACACAGCGAAAGCATCAATGTGGAGTTTTATAATACATTCGAACTAAAAAATTTGATAGATACTTTAAAAAATGGTGAAGGAGTCGTTATAGAAGATGATGTCGCAAAAGAGATCTATCCACTGGCGCTAAACGCAGCAGACAAAGATGAAGTGTTTGTGGGACGTATTAGACGAGATGAAAGCGTCGACAGCGGCGTAAATCTCTGGGTTGTTGCAGATAACATTAGAAAAGGTGCGGCGACAAATGCGGTTCAAATAGCTGAATGGATAATAGCAAATGATGTAATTAAGTAG
- the dapB gene encoding 4-hydroxy-tetrahydrodipicolinate reductase, protein MIKILMHGCNGKIGRVITELAKDAEGLEIVAGVDINQTIANDYPVFAALAECDKNIDVIIDFSTAAAVNGVLEFAKEKKIPVVVCTTGLSAEQKEMLVQTSESVAVFFSSNMSIGVNLLIELAKRATKALVPEGFDVEIVEKHHNRKIDAPSGTALSIAEAIQDVIDKEYAIVFDRSKVRQARNKNEIGVHAVRGGTIVGEHDVIYAGVDEVITLSHSASSRDVFAIGALRAAKYVANKGAGLYNMENLLGKE, encoded by the coding sequence ATGATAAAGATTTTGATGCATGGATGCAATGGCAAGATTGGACGAGTAATCACCGAGCTTGCAAAGGACGCAGAGGGGCTAGAGATTGTTGCAGGAGTAGACATAAACCAGACCATTGCCAACGACTATCCCGTGTTTGCTGCGCTAGCAGAATGCGACAAAAACATAGATGTAATAATAGACTTCTCAACCGCGGCGGCAGTGAATGGAGTACTGGAGTTTGCTAAGGAGAAAAAAATTCCGGTTGTAGTGTGTACTACAGGATTGAGTGCGGAGCAAAAGGAGATGCTAGTACAAACGAGTGAATCTGTTGCTGTATTTTTTTCATCAAATATGTCTATAGGTGTTAATTTGTTAATAGAGCTAGCGAAAAGGGCAACAAAAGCACTGGTGCCGGAAGGATTTGATGTAGAGATAGTAGAAAAGCATCATAATCGAAAGATAGATGCGCCAAGCGGGACAGCATTGTCAATAGCAGAGGCGATTCAAGATGTCATAGATAAAGAATATGCCATAGTATTTGACAGATCTAAAGTTCGTCAAGCGCGAAACAAAAATGAGATAGGTGTCCACGCAGTTCGTGGTGGAACGATTGTGGGTGAGCATGATGTCATATATGCAGGAGTGGATGAAGTGATAACTCTGTCGCATTCAGCGAGCTCGCGAGACGTATTTGCAATAGGAGCATTGAGGGCGGCGAAGTACGTTGCTAATAAGGGAGCTGGACTATATAATATGGAAAATTTGCTAGGAAAAGAGTAG